Proteins from a single region of Oncorhynchus kisutch isolate 150728-3 unplaced genomic scaffold, Okis_V2 Okis01b-Okis20b_hom, whole genome shotgun sequence:
- the LOC116352992 gene encoding far upstream element-binding protein 2 isoform X1: protein MSDYGSPGAGAGAGGKKDAFADAVQRARQIAAKIGGDAGPPSNNGGAGGGEGFPFQTLKRSLEDGDQPDAKKMSSQGDRDSATALSIGAQLAALSQQSVRPSTMTEEYRVPDGMVGLIIGRGGEQINKIQQDSGCKVQIAPGEQLDSGGMPERSVSLTGNPDAIAKAKMFLDEIVSRGRGAPSSSFHESTNGQSGSMQEMMIPAGKAGLIIGKGGETIKQLQERAGVKMILIQDGSQPPNMDKPLRIIGDPYKVQQAKELVNEILRERDHAGFGDRNNFGNQMGGGGGGGGGMDVPVPRHSVGVVIGRSGEMIKKIQADAGVRIQFKPDEDEDEDDGAGPDKIAHIMGPPDRCEHAASIINELLQSIRVREDGGQGGPPGPPGTGGMPQGGHGRGRGQGNWGGPPGGEVTFSIPAHKCGLVIGRGGENVKAINQQTGAFVEISRQPPPNGDPNFKLFIIRGSPQQIDHAKQLIEDKIEAPLCPLGGGPGGPGPAGPMGPYNPNPYNPGPGGPGGPPHGGPPGGHGYGAPQGWGNTFQQWQAPGGPHDPNKAAADPNAAWAAYYAQYYQQQPGGAMPGQAPNAPAAAPVQADPSQAAQTPGGQPDYTKAWEEYYKKMGMAQPGGGAAAAPAAAVAGGGAGGQQDYSAAWAEYYRQQAAFYGPGGAPGQAATPQQGQQAQ from the exons ATGTCGGACTACGGCTCACCCGGGGCCGGAGCGGGCGCTGGAGGCAAAAAAGATGCTTTCGCGGACGCCGTGCAGCGAGCCAGACAG attgCAGCTAAGATCGGAGGAGATGCCGGACCTCCAAGTAACaatggaggagcaggaggaggagagggcttcCCGTTCCAAACACTGAAACGCTCtctggaggatggag ACCAACCAGATGCCAAGAAGATGTCTTCCCAGGGGGACAGAGACTCAGCCACTGCTTTGT CTATCGGAGCTCAGCTCGCTGCCCTGTCTCAGCAAAG TGTCAGACCCTCCACTATGACAGAGGAGTACAGAGTGCCAGACGGCATGGTCGGACTCA TCATTGGTCGAGGGGGCGAGCAGATCAACAAGATCCAGCAGGACTCGGGCTGCAAGGTCCAGATCGCTCCAGGTGAGCAACTAG ACAGTGGTGGCATGCCAGAGAGGAGCGTCTCCCTCACAGGAAACCCTGACGCCATCGC GAAAGCCAAGATGTTTCTGGATGAGATTGTATCTCGGGGGCGCGGtgctccttcctcctctttccaCGAGTCGACCAATGGGCAGAGTGGCTCCATGCAGGAGATGATGATCCCAGCTGGCAAGGCCGGCCTAATCATCGGCAAGGGAGGAGAGACCATCAAACAACTACAG GAGCGTGCTGGAGTGAAGATGATCCTCATCCAAGATGGTTCCCAGCCACCCAACATGGACAAACCCCTGCGCATCATCGGAGACCCCTACAAAGTTCAG caagCGAAGGAGCTGGTGAATGAGATTCTGAGAGAGAGGGATCACGCTGGCTTTGGAGACAGAAACAATTTTGGCAACCAAatgggaggaggtggtggtggaggaggaggcatgGAT GTGCCCGTGCCCCGCCACTCTGTGGGAGTTGTGATTGGTCGAAGTGGAGAGATGATCAAGAAGATCCAGGCAGACGCTGGAGTTAGGATACAGTTCAAACCAG atGAAG atGAAG aTGAAG atGACGGTGCAGGTCCTGATAAGATAGCCCACATCATGGGCCCTCCAGACCGCTGTGAGCATGCTGCCTCCATCATCAACGAGCTGCTGCAGAGCATCAGAGTCAGGGAGGACGGAGGACAGGGG GGTCCTCCAGGTCCACCTGGCACGGGGGGGATGCCTCAGGGTGGCCATGGCAGGGGGCGAGGCCAGGGCAACTGGGGCGGTCCTCCGGGAGGTGAGGTAACCTTCTCTATCCCCGCCCACAAATGCGGCCTGGTGATTGGTCGGGGTGGCGAGAACGTCAAGGCCATCAACCAGCAGACGGGGGCTTTCGTGGAGATCTCGCGTCAGCCGCCGCCCAACGGGGACCCCAACTTCAAACTGTTCATCATCAGGGGGTCCCCTCAACAGATAGATCACGCCAAGCAGCTCATAGAGGACAAGATCGAG gCTCCTCTGTGTCCTCTAGGGGGAGGTCCTGGGGGACCTGGTCCAGCTGGTCCAATGGGCCCCTACAACCCCAACCCTTACAACCCAGGGCCTGGTGGCCCCGGAGGACCCCCGCA tggcgGCCCCCCAGGTGGTCATGGTTATGGGGCCCCTCAGGGCTGGGGAAACACCTTCCAGCAGTGGCAGGCCCCTGGAGGGCCACACGACCCCA ACAAGGCAGCAGCAGACCCCAATGCAGCGTGGGCAGCCTACTATGCGCAGTACTACCAGCAGCAGCCAGGTGGCGCCATGCCGGGCCAGGCCCCCAACGCCCCAGCAGCCGCACCAGTCCAGGCAGACCCCTCCCAGGCAGCCCAGACCCCTGGAGGTCAGCCAGACTACACCAAGGCCTGGGAGGAGTATTACAAGAAGATGGGCATGG cCCAGCCCGGTGGAGGTGCTGCAGCAGCGCCGGCTGCAGCCGTGGCCGGGGGAGGAGCCGGCGGACAGCAGGACTACAGTGCAGCCTGGGCTGAGTACTACAGGCAGCAGGCGGCCTTCTACGGCCCTGGAGGGGCTCCGGGACAGGCTGCCACCCCACAGCAAGgacaacag gcccAGTGA
- the LOC116352992 gene encoding far upstream element-binding protein 2 isoform X4: MSDYGSPGAGAGAGGKKDAFADAVQRARQIAAKIGGDAGPPSNNGGAGGGEGFPFQTLKRSLEDGDQPDAKKMSSQGDRDSATALSIGAQLAALSQQSVRPSTMTEEYRVPDGMVGLIIGRGGEQINKIQQDSGCKVQIAPDSGGMPERSVSLTGNPDAIAKAKMFLDEIVSRGRGAPSSSFHESTNGQSGSMQEMMIPAGKAGLIIGKGGETIKQLQERAGVKMILIQDGSQPPNMDKPLRIIGDPYKVQQAKELVNEILRERDHAGFGDRNNFGNQMGGGGGGGGGMDVPVPRHSVGVVIGRSGEMIKKIQADAGVRIQFKPDEDEDEDDGAGPDKIAHIMGPPDRCEHAASIINELLQSIRVREDGGQGGPPGPPGTGGMPQGGHGRGRGQGNWGGPPGGEVTFSIPAHKCGLVIGRGGENVKAINQQTGAFVEISRQPPPNGDPNFKLFIIRGSPQQIDHAKQLIEDKIEAPLCPLGGGPGGPGPAGPMGPYNPNPYNPGPGGPGGPPHGGPPGGHGYGAPQGWGNTFQQWQAPGGPHDPNKAAADPNAAWAAYYAQYYQQQPGGAMPGQAPNAPAAAPVQADPSQAAQTPGGQPDYTKAWEEYYKKMGMAQPGGGAAAAPAAAVAGGGAGGQQDYSAAWAEYYRQQAAFYGPGGAPGQAATPQQGQQAQ, encoded by the exons ATGTCGGACTACGGCTCACCCGGGGCCGGAGCGGGCGCTGGAGGCAAAAAAGATGCTTTCGCGGACGCCGTGCAGCGAGCCAGACAG attgCAGCTAAGATCGGAGGAGATGCCGGACCTCCAAGTAACaatggaggagcaggaggaggagagggcttcCCGTTCCAAACACTGAAACGCTCtctggaggatggag ACCAACCAGATGCCAAGAAGATGTCTTCCCAGGGGGACAGAGACTCAGCCACTGCTTTGT CTATCGGAGCTCAGCTCGCTGCCCTGTCTCAGCAAAG TGTCAGACCCTCCACTATGACAGAGGAGTACAGAGTGCCAGACGGCATGGTCGGACTCA TCATTGGTCGAGGGGGCGAGCAGATCAACAAGATCCAGCAGGACTCGGGCTGCAAGGTCCAGATCGCTCCAG ACAGTGGTGGCATGCCAGAGAGGAGCGTCTCCCTCACAGGAAACCCTGACGCCATCGC GAAAGCCAAGATGTTTCTGGATGAGATTGTATCTCGGGGGCGCGGtgctccttcctcctctttccaCGAGTCGACCAATGGGCAGAGTGGCTCCATGCAGGAGATGATGATCCCAGCTGGCAAGGCCGGCCTAATCATCGGCAAGGGAGGAGAGACCATCAAACAACTACAG GAGCGTGCTGGAGTGAAGATGATCCTCATCCAAGATGGTTCCCAGCCACCCAACATGGACAAACCCCTGCGCATCATCGGAGACCCCTACAAAGTTCAG caagCGAAGGAGCTGGTGAATGAGATTCTGAGAGAGAGGGATCACGCTGGCTTTGGAGACAGAAACAATTTTGGCAACCAAatgggaggaggtggtggtggaggaggaggcatgGAT GTGCCCGTGCCCCGCCACTCTGTGGGAGTTGTGATTGGTCGAAGTGGAGAGATGATCAAGAAGATCCAGGCAGACGCTGGAGTTAGGATACAGTTCAAACCAG atGAAG atGAAG aTGAAG atGACGGTGCAGGTCCTGATAAGATAGCCCACATCATGGGCCCTCCAGACCGCTGTGAGCATGCTGCCTCCATCATCAACGAGCTGCTGCAGAGCATCAGAGTCAGGGAGGACGGAGGACAGGGG GGTCCTCCAGGTCCACCTGGCACGGGGGGGATGCCTCAGGGTGGCCATGGCAGGGGGCGAGGCCAGGGCAACTGGGGCGGTCCTCCGGGAGGTGAGGTAACCTTCTCTATCCCCGCCCACAAATGCGGCCTGGTGATTGGTCGGGGTGGCGAGAACGTCAAGGCCATCAACCAGCAGACGGGGGCTTTCGTGGAGATCTCGCGTCAGCCGCCGCCCAACGGGGACCCCAACTTCAAACTGTTCATCATCAGGGGGTCCCCTCAACAGATAGATCACGCCAAGCAGCTCATAGAGGACAAGATCGAG gCTCCTCTGTGTCCTCTAGGGGGAGGTCCTGGGGGACCTGGTCCAGCTGGTCCAATGGGCCCCTACAACCCCAACCCTTACAACCCAGGGCCTGGTGGCCCCGGAGGACCCCCGCA tggcgGCCCCCCAGGTGGTCATGGTTATGGGGCCCCTCAGGGCTGGGGAAACACCTTCCAGCAGTGGCAGGCCCCTGGAGGGCCACACGACCCCA ACAAGGCAGCAGCAGACCCCAATGCAGCGTGGGCAGCCTACTATGCGCAGTACTACCAGCAGCAGCCAGGTGGCGCCATGCCGGGCCAGGCCCCCAACGCCCCAGCAGCCGCACCAGTCCAGGCAGACCCCTCCCAGGCAGCCCAGACCCCTGGAGGTCAGCCAGACTACACCAAGGCCTGGGAGGAGTATTACAAGAAGATGGGCATGG cCCAGCCCGGTGGAGGTGCTGCAGCAGCGCCGGCTGCAGCCGTGGCCGGGGGAGGAGCCGGCGGACAGCAGGACTACAGTGCAGCCTGGGCTGAGTACTACAGGCAGCAGGCGGCCTTCTACGGCCCTGGAGGGGCTCCGGGACAGGCTGCCACCCCACAGCAAGgacaacag gcccAGTGA
- the LOC116352992 gene encoding far upstream element-binding protein 2 isoform X3: MSDYGSPGAGAGAGGKKDAFADAVQRARQIAAKIGGDAGPPSNNGGAGGGEGFPFQTLKRSLEDGDQPDAKKMSSQGDRDSATALSIGAQLAALSQQSVRPSTMTEEYRVPDGMVGLIIGRGGEQINKIQQDSGCKVQIAPGEQLDSGGMPERSVSLTGNPDAIAKAKMFLDEIVSRGRGAPSSSFHESTNGQSGSMQEMMIPAGKAGLIIGKGGETIKQLQERAGVKMILIQDGSQPPNMDKPLRIIGDPYKVQQAKELVNEILRERDHAGFGDRNNFGNQMGGGGGGGGGMDVPVPRHSVGVVIGRSGEMIKKIQADAGVRIQFKPDEDDGAGPDKIAHIMGPPDRCEHAASIINELLQSIRVREDGGQGGPPGPPGTGGMPQGGHGRGRGQGNWGGPPGGEVTFSIPAHKCGLVIGRGGENVKAINQQTGAFVEISRQPPPNGDPNFKLFIIRGSPQQIDHAKQLIEDKIEAPLCPLGGGPGGPGPAGPMGPYNPNPYNPGPGGPGGPPHGGPPGGHGYGAPQGWGNTFQQWQAPGGPHDPNKAAADPNAAWAAYYAQYYQQQPGGAMPGQAPNAPAAAPVQADPSQAAQTPGGQPDYTKAWEEYYKKMGMAQPGGGAAAAPAAAVAGGGAGGQQDYSAAWAEYYRQQAAFYGPGGAPGQAATPQQGQQAQ; the protein is encoded by the exons ATGTCGGACTACGGCTCACCCGGGGCCGGAGCGGGCGCTGGAGGCAAAAAAGATGCTTTCGCGGACGCCGTGCAGCGAGCCAGACAG attgCAGCTAAGATCGGAGGAGATGCCGGACCTCCAAGTAACaatggaggagcaggaggaggagagggcttcCCGTTCCAAACACTGAAACGCTCtctggaggatggag ACCAACCAGATGCCAAGAAGATGTCTTCCCAGGGGGACAGAGACTCAGCCACTGCTTTGT CTATCGGAGCTCAGCTCGCTGCCCTGTCTCAGCAAAG TGTCAGACCCTCCACTATGACAGAGGAGTACAGAGTGCCAGACGGCATGGTCGGACTCA TCATTGGTCGAGGGGGCGAGCAGATCAACAAGATCCAGCAGGACTCGGGCTGCAAGGTCCAGATCGCTCCAGGTGAGCAACTAG ACAGTGGTGGCATGCCAGAGAGGAGCGTCTCCCTCACAGGAAACCCTGACGCCATCGC GAAAGCCAAGATGTTTCTGGATGAGATTGTATCTCGGGGGCGCGGtgctccttcctcctctttccaCGAGTCGACCAATGGGCAGAGTGGCTCCATGCAGGAGATGATGATCCCAGCTGGCAAGGCCGGCCTAATCATCGGCAAGGGAGGAGAGACCATCAAACAACTACAG GAGCGTGCTGGAGTGAAGATGATCCTCATCCAAGATGGTTCCCAGCCACCCAACATGGACAAACCCCTGCGCATCATCGGAGACCCCTACAAAGTTCAG caagCGAAGGAGCTGGTGAATGAGATTCTGAGAGAGAGGGATCACGCTGGCTTTGGAGACAGAAACAATTTTGGCAACCAAatgggaggaggtggtggtggaggaggaggcatgGAT GTGCCCGTGCCCCGCCACTCTGTGGGAGTTGTGATTGGTCGAAGTGGAGAGATGATCAAGAAGATCCAGGCAGACGCTGGAGTTAGGATACAGTTCAAACCAG atGAAG atGACGGTGCAGGTCCTGATAAGATAGCCCACATCATGGGCCCTCCAGACCGCTGTGAGCATGCTGCCTCCATCATCAACGAGCTGCTGCAGAGCATCAGAGTCAGGGAGGACGGAGGACAGGGG GGTCCTCCAGGTCCACCTGGCACGGGGGGGATGCCTCAGGGTGGCCATGGCAGGGGGCGAGGCCAGGGCAACTGGGGCGGTCCTCCGGGAGGTGAGGTAACCTTCTCTATCCCCGCCCACAAATGCGGCCTGGTGATTGGTCGGGGTGGCGAGAACGTCAAGGCCATCAACCAGCAGACGGGGGCTTTCGTGGAGATCTCGCGTCAGCCGCCGCCCAACGGGGACCCCAACTTCAAACTGTTCATCATCAGGGGGTCCCCTCAACAGATAGATCACGCCAAGCAGCTCATAGAGGACAAGATCGAG gCTCCTCTGTGTCCTCTAGGGGGAGGTCCTGGGGGACCTGGTCCAGCTGGTCCAATGGGCCCCTACAACCCCAACCCTTACAACCCAGGGCCTGGTGGCCCCGGAGGACCCCCGCA tggcgGCCCCCCAGGTGGTCATGGTTATGGGGCCCCTCAGGGCTGGGGAAACACCTTCCAGCAGTGGCAGGCCCCTGGAGGGCCACACGACCCCA ACAAGGCAGCAGCAGACCCCAATGCAGCGTGGGCAGCCTACTATGCGCAGTACTACCAGCAGCAGCCAGGTGGCGCCATGCCGGGCCAGGCCCCCAACGCCCCAGCAGCCGCACCAGTCCAGGCAGACCCCTCCCAGGCAGCCCAGACCCCTGGAGGTCAGCCAGACTACACCAAGGCCTGGGAGGAGTATTACAAGAAGATGGGCATGG cCCAGCCCGGTGGAGGTGCTGCAGCAGCGCCGGCTGCAGCCGTGGCCGGGGGAGGAGCCGGCGGACAGCAGGACTACAGTGCAGCCTGGGCTGAGTACTACAGGCAGCAGGCGGCCTTCTACGGCCCTGGAGGGGCTCCGGGACAGGCTGCCACCCCACAGCAAGgacaacag gcccAGTGA
- the LOC116352992 gene encoding far upstream element-binding protein 2 isoform X2 translates to MSDYGSPGAGAGAGGKKDAFADAVQRARQIAAKIGGDAGPPSNNGGAGGGEGFPFQTLKRSLEDGDQPDAKKMSSQGDRDSATALSIGAQLAALSQQSVRPSTMTEEYRVPDGMVGLIIGRGGEQINKIQQDSGCKVQIAPGEQLDSGGMPERSVSLTGNPDAIAKAKMFLDEIVSRGRGAPSSSFHESTNGQSGSMQEMMIPAGKAGLIIGKGGETIKQLQERAGVKMILIQDGSQPPNMDKPLRIIGDPYKVQQAKELVNEILRERDHAGFGDRNNFGNQMGGGGGGGGGMDVPVPRHSVGVVIGRSGEMIKKIQADAGVRIQFKPDEDEDDGAGPDKIAHIMGPPDRCEHAASIINELLQSIRVREDGGQGGPPGPPGTGGMPQGGHGRGRGQGNWGGPPGGEVTFSIPAHKCGLVIGRGGENVKAINQQTGAFVEISRQPPPNGDPNFKLFIIRGSPQQIDHAKQLIEDKIEAPLCPLGGGPGGPGPAGPMGPYNPNPYNPGPGGPGGPPHGGPPGGHGYGAPQGWGNTFQQWQAPGGPHDPNKAAADPNAAWAAYYAQYYQQQPGGAMPGQAPNAPAAAPVQADPSQAAQTPGGQPDYTKAWEEYYKKMGMAQPGGGAAAAPAAAVAGGGAGGQQDYSAAWAEYYRQQAAFYGPGGAPGQAATPQQGQQAQ, encoded by the exons ATGTCGGACTACGGCTCACCCGGGGCCGGAGCGGGCGCTGGAGGCAAAAAAGATGCTTTCGCGGACGCCGTGCAGCGAGCCAGACAG attgCAGCTAAGATCGGAGGAGATGCCGGACCTCCAAGTAACaatggaggagcaggaggaggagagggcttcCCGTTCCAAACACTGAAACGCTCtctggaggatggag ACCAACCAGATGCCAAGAAGATGTCTTCCCAGGGGGACAGAGACTCAGCCACTGCTTTGT CTATCGGAGCTCAGCTCGCTGCCCTGTCTCAGCAAAG TGTCAGACCCTCCACTATGACAGAGGAGTACAGAGTGCCAGACGGCATGGTCGGACTCA TCATTGGTCGAGGGGGCGAGCAGATCAACAAGATCCAGCAGGACTCGGGCTGCAAGGTCCAGATCGCTCCAGGTGAGCAACTAG ACAGTGGTGGCATGCCAGAGAGGAGCGTCTCCCTCACAGGAAACCCTGACGCCATCGC GAAAGCCAAGATGTTTCTGGATGAGATTGTATCTCGGGGGCGCGGtgctccttcctcctctttccaCGAGTCGACCAATGGGCAGAGTGGCTCCATGCAGGAGATGATGATCCCAGCTGGCAAGGCCGGCCTAATCATCGGCAAGGGAGGAGAGACCATCAAACAACTACAG GAGCGTGCTGGAGTGAAGATGATCCTCATCCAAGATGGTTCCCAGCCACCCAACATGGACAAACCCCTGCGCATCATCGGAGACCCCTACAAAGTTCAG caagCGAAGGAGCTGGTGAATGAGATTCTGAGAGAGAGGGATCACGCTGGCTTTGGAGACAGAAACAATTTTGGCAACCAAatgggaggaggtggtggtggaggaggaggcatgGAT GTGCCCGTGCCCCGCCACTCTGTGGGAGTTGTGATTGGTCGAAGTGGAGAGATGATCAAGAAGATCCAGGCAGACGCTGGAGTTAGGATACAGTTCAAACCAG atGAAG atGAAG atGACGGTGCAGGTCCTGATAAGATAGCCCACATCATGGGCCCTCCAGACCGCTGTGAGCATGCTGCCTCCATCATCAACGAGCTGCTGCAGAGCATCAGAGTCAGGGAGGACGGAGGACAGGGG GGTCCTCCAGGTCCACCTGGCACGGGGGGGATGCCTCAGGGTGGCCATGGCAGGGGGCGAGGCCAGGGCAACTGGGGCGGTCCTCCGGGAGGTGAGGTAACCTTCTCTATCCCCGCCCACAAATGCGGCCTGGTGATTGGTCGGGGTGGCGAGAACGTCAAGGCCATCAACCAGCAGACGGGGGCTTTCGTGGAGATCTCGCGTCAGCCGCCGCCCAACGGGGACCCCAACTTCAAACTGTTCATCATCAGGGGGTCCCCTCAACAGATAGATCACGCCAAGCAGCTCATAGAGGACAAGATCGAG gCTCCTCTGTGTCCTCTAGGGGGAGGTCCTGGGGGACCTGGTCCAGCTGGTCCAATGGGCCCCTACAACCCCAACCCTTACAACCCAGGGCCTGGTGGCCCCGGAGGACCCCCGCA tggcgGCCCCCCAGGTGGTCATGGTTATGGGGCCCCTCAGGGCTGGGGAAACACCTTCCAGCAGTGGCAGGCCCCTGGAGGGCCACACGACCCCA ACAAGGCAGCAGCAGACCCCAATGCAGCGTGGGCAGCCTACTATGCGCAGTACTACCAGCAGCAGCCAGGTGGCGCCATGCCGGGCCAGGCCCCCAACGCCCCAGCAGCCGCACCAGTCCAGGCAGACCCCTCCCAGGCAGCCCAGACCCCTGGAGGTCAGCCAGACTACACCAAGGCCTGGGAGGAGTATTACAAGAAGATGGGCATGG cCCAGCCCGGTGGAGGTGCTGCAGCAGCGCCGGCTGCAGCCGTGGCCGGGGGAGGAGCCGGCGGACAGCAGGACTACAGTGCAGCCTGGGCTGAGTACTACAGGCAGCAGGCGGCCTTCTACGGCCCTGGAGGGGCTCCGGGACAGGCTGCCACCCCACAGCAAGgacaacag gcccAGTGA